The Streptomyces sp. A2-16 sequence ATCGCGTCCTCCAGCGTGGCGCGGTCCAGCACGTTGACGTTCATGTGGAAGCCGCCGGCCGCCGTGTAGCCGTCGAGGATGCCCACCAGGTGCCCGGCGCGTTCCTCCGGCGCGTGTCCGAGGCCCTCGGGGGTGATCGTCGTCGTCAGCGAGATCCCGTCCCGGGCCGCCTCGTACGGCAGCTTCGCCACCGACAGCGCGGAGGCGACGACCCCGTGCCGGTCGCGGCCGTTCATCGGGTTGGCGCCCGGCGCGAAGGGCTGTCCGGCGCGGCGGCCGTCGGGGGTGTTGCCGGTGTGCTTGCCGTAGACCACGTTCGAGGTGATGGTGAGCACCGACTGGGTGTGCTCGGCGTCCCGGTAGGTGGGGTGCCTGCGCACCTTCGCCATGAACGACTCCACCAGGTCGACGGCGATGCCGTCGGCCCGGTCGTCGTTGTTGCCGTACGCCGGGAAATCACCCTCGGTGCGGAAGTCGACGGCGAGTCCGTCGGCGTCCCGGAACACCTTCACGCGCGCGTGCTTGACGGCGGACAGGCTGTCCGCGGCCACCGAGAGACCGGCGATCCCGCACGCCATGAACCGGTGCACGGGGTGGTCGTGCAGGGCCATCTCGAGGCGTTCGTAGGCGTACTTGTCGTGCATGTAGTGGATGACGTTGAGCGCGTCGACATAGGTCCGCGCCAGCCAGTCCAGAACGCGGTCGTACGCCGCGCGCAGCTCCTCGTAGTCCAGGTACTCCCCCGTCAGCGCGGGCGCCGCGGGTGCGACCTGGTCTCCGGTCATCTCGTCCCGGCCGCCGTTGACGGCGTACAGCAGCGCCTTGGCAAGGTTGACCCGGGCTCCGAAGAACTGCATCTGCCGGCCGACCGCCATCGCCGAGACGCAGCAGGCGATCGCGGTGTCGTCGCCGGTCCGCGGGCACAGCAGCTCGTCCGACTCGTACTGGACGGCGCTGGTGTCGATCGAGACCTGGGCGCAGAACTCCTTGAATCCCGCGGGCAGCCGGGGCGACCACAGCACCGTCAGGTTGGGCTCCGGCGCCGGGCCGAGGTTGTACAGGGTCTGCAGGAACCGGAAGGAGGTCCGGGTGACCAGGGTCCGCCCGTCGGCGCCCATGCCGCCGATGGACTCCGTCACCCAGGTCGGGTCGCCGGAGAACAGGGCGTCGTACTCGGGCGTGCGCAGGAACCGGACGATCCGCAGTTTGATCACGAAGTCGTCGACGAGTTCCTGGGCACGGCTCTCGTCGATCAGCCCGGCCGCCAGGTCCCGTTGGAGGTAGACGTCCAGGAAGGTCGAGGTGCGGCCCAGGGACATCGCGGCGCCGTTCTGTTCCTTCACCGCGGCGAGATAGCCGAGGTAGAGCCACTGCACGGCCTCGTGGGCGGTCTCGGCGGGGCGGGAGACGTCACAGCCGTACGTGGCGGCCATGCGCGTCAGTTCGCCCAACGCCCTTATCTGTTCGGCGAGTTCCTCCCGGTCGCGGATGACGTCGGCGGTGGAGGTGCGGGCGTCGAGCAGGGCGCGCTCGGCCTTCTTGGCCTCGGTCAGCCGGTCCGTGCCGTACAGGGCCACGCGCCGGTAGTCGCCGATGATCCGGCCCCGCCCGTACGCGTCGGGCAGGCCGGTGATGATGCCGGCCTTGCGGGCGGCGCGCATCTCGGGTGTGTAGGCGTCGAAGACACCCTCGTTGTGCGTCTTGCGGTACGTGCCGAAGACGCGCGTCACGAACGGGTCGGGCTCGTAGCCGTACGCCCGCAGCCCGTTCTCCACCATCCGCAGCCCGCCGTTCGGCATGATGGCGCGTTTGAGCGGGGCGTCGGTCTGGAGGCCGACGATCAGTTCGCGGTCGCGGTCGATGTAGCCGGGGTCGTGCGAGGTGATGGTGGACGGAGTGGCGGTGTCGACCGCGAGGACGCCCCTGCGGCGCTCCTCGGGGAACAGGGCGCTGACCTTCTCCCAGACGGCGCGGGTGCGGGCGGTCGGGCCGGTCAGGAAGGACGCGTCGCCTTCGTAGGGCGTGTAGTTGGCCTGGATGAAGTCGCGCACGTCCACGTGCTCGCGCCAACGGGGCCCGGCGAATCCACGCCAGGCCCCGTCCGGCTGCACGCCTGTCGTCACAGTGACGGTCATCGCCGTTCCTTTCTCGTTCCGCACGTCCGTGCGCGCCTCAGTGGTGGGCCAGGGGCCGTTCGGGCTGATCGGTGGTCCGGTTCGGGCGGGTGGCAGGCGGCCGGTGCCGCAGCATCCGCACGACCAGCGCGTCGAGCCCGGCGCTCAGCACCACGGTGGCCGCGGCGAAGACCACCAGGAGGACGGCGAACTGCCTCCAGAAGTCGGGAGTCAGTGAGGTGCCCACAGCATTCACCCCCTTTCGTCGGGCGGGTCGTCTCACGTCTTCATGCAACAGGGCGGGCGACCGTGCCGGAGGGTGCCGAAGGTCGTCGCGGCGAAGCCGAGTGGTCCAACCGATGGACCGAGTGGCCCATGGGCCGGTGCCGACGGCGGGCGCAGGCTGGCAGTGGTAGGAACCCCCACCCGTCGGGAGGCAGGCCATGATCACCACCCCCACGCCCAGCATGCTCCGCGCCCTGCCCGCCGAACACCGGGAACGGCTGATGCGCGTCGCCCGTGAGGTGTCCTTCCCGCAAGGGGCGCGGCTGTTCGAGGAGGGCGGCCGGGCCGACCGGTTCTGGATCATCCGCACGGGCACCGTTCAGCTCGACATGCGCGTACCCGGCCGTCGTCCGGCCGTGATCGAGACCCTGCGGCACAACGAACTCGTCGGCTGGTCCTGGCTGTTCGCACCGCACACCTACCACTTGGGCGCCGAGGCGACGAGCCCGGTGCGGACGTACGAGTTCGACGCCACCGCCGTCCGGCTGATGTGCCAGGAGGACCCCGCTCTGGGCAGTTCGGTGTCCCAGTGGGTCGGCAATGTGCTCGCCCACCGCCTCCGCTCCGCCCGGATCCGGCTCCTGGACCTGTACGCCCCCTACGGCTCCGGCAGCACCATCTGAACGCGAGGAGTCATCATGCACGGCACCCCGCACATCGTCAGCGACGTCATGACCCGCACCGTCGCCGCCGTCGACCGCACGGCGACCTTCAAGGAGATCGTGCGGCTGATGCAGGACCGGCAGGTCAGCGCCCTGCCCGTGATCGAGGGCGAGGGCCGGGTCGTCGGCATCGTCTCCGAGGCGGATCTGCTGCCCAAGGAGGAGTTCCGCGACAGCGACCCCGACCGGTACACCCAGCTGCGCCGTCTGGCCGACCTGGCGAAGGCGGGCGCGGTCACCGCGGAGGAGCTGATGACCTCGCCGGTCCTCACCACCCGCCCGGACGCCACGCTCGCCCAGGCCGCCCGCACCATGGCCCACGCCCGGGTCAAGCGGCTGCCGGTGGTGGACGAGCAGGGCGTGCTGGAGGGCGTCGTCAGCAGGTCCGACCTGCTCAAGGTGTTCCTGCGCGACGA is a genomic window containing:
- the pflB gene encoding formate C-acetyltransferase, producing MTVTVTTGVQPDGAWRGFAGPRWREHVDVRDFIQANYTPYEGDASFLTGPTARTRAVWEKVSALFPEERRRGVLAVDTATPSTITSHDPGYIDRDRELIVGLQTDAPLKRAIMPNGGLRMVENGLRAYGYEPDPFVTRVFGTYRKTHNEGVFDAYTPEMRAARKAGIITGLPDAYGRGRIIGDYRRVALYGTDRLTEAKKAERALLDARTSTADVIRDREELAEQIRALGELTRMAATYGCDVSRPAETAHEAVQWLYLGYLAAVKEQNGAAMSLGRTSTFLDVYLQRDLAAGLIDESRAQELVDDFVIKLRIVRFLRTPEYDALFSGDPTWVTESIGGMGADGRTLVTRTSFRFLQTLYNLGPAPEPNLTVLWSPRLPAGFKEFCAQVSIDTSAVQYESDELLCPRTGDDTAIACCVSAMAVGRQMQFFGARVNLAKALLYAVNGGRDEMTGDQVAPAAPALTGEYLDYEELRAAYDRVLDWLARTYVDALNVIHYMHDKYAYERLEMALHDHPVHRFMACGIAGLSVAADSLSAVKHARVKVFRDADGLAVDFRTEGDFPAYGNNDDRADGIAVDLVESFMAKVRRHPTYRDAEHTQSVLTITSNVVYGKHTGNTPDGRRAGQPFAPGANPMNGRDRHGVVASALSVAKLPYEAARDGISLTTTITPEGLGHAPEERAGHLVGILDGYTAAGGFHMNVNVLDRATLEDAMRHPEKYPDLTIRVSGYAVNFVRLTREQQLDVISRTFHGTL
- a CDS encoding cyclic nucleotide-binding domain-containing protein, with product MITTPTPSMLRALPAEHRERLMRVAREVSFPQGARLFEEGGRADRFWIIRTGTVQLDMRVPGRRPAVIETLRHNELVGWSWLFAPHTYHLGAEATSPVRTYEFDATAVRLMCQEDPALGSSVSQWVGNVLAHRLRSARIRLLDLYAPYGSGSTI
- a CDS encoding CBS domain-containing protein yields the protein MHGTPHIVSDVMTRTVAAVDRTATFKEIVRLMQDRQVSALPVIEGEGRVVGIVSEADLLPKEEFRDSDPDRYTQLRRLADLAKAGAVTAEELMTSPVLTTRPDATLAQAARTMAHARVKRLPVVDEQGVLEGVVSRSDLLKVFLRDDEEIAEEVRREVVSYLFPTPSSTVRVEVHDGAVTLVGRIRDTSLVPVAARLVRAVEGVVNVDFELEGREDTTHSPDSKAAQS